In Eucalyptus grandis isolate ANBG69807.140 chromosome 4, ASM1654582v1, whole genome shotgun sequence, the following proteins share a genomic window:
- the LOC104441082 gene encoding uncharacterized protein LOC104441082, whose translation MLQLKIPSIFLAFSTRSIMESGGGLHSEQAVLQFAFEQEMKLLRNEKNKGYSSLFDQLLNPANQINTGGWIAALRKGRMEVPENDPNVQKPHFGPNPGLLRCCIFTKYIVEVVEADAGGISWSGMLSFCHG comes from the exons ATGCTGCAACTTAAAATCCCCTCCATCTTTCTGGCTTTTTCTACGAGATCAATCATGGAATCTGGAGGAGGTCTTCACTCAGAGCAGGCGGTTCTTCAGTTTGCCTTTGAACAAGAGATGAAGCTCTTGAGGAACGAGAAGAACAAAGGCTACAGTTCTCTGTTTGATCAGCTTCTCAATCCTGCAAATCAGATAAACA CTGGTGGTTGGATTGCAGCACTTAGAAAAGGAA GAATGGAAGTACCAGAGAATGATCCCAATGTGCAGAAGCCTCATTTTGGACCAAACCCTGGCCTCTTGAGG TGTTGTATTTTCACTAAATATATTGTCGAGGTGGTGGAGGCAGATGCTGGAGGAATTTCATGGTCAGGCATGTTGAGTTTTTGTCATGGATGA